A window of Sutcliffiella cohnii contains these coding sequences:
- the speE gene encoding spermidine synthase, with protein sequence MGLWFTEKQTENFGITMKINKTLHTEQTDFQKLDMVETEEFGNMLLLDGMVMTSQKDEWVYHEMVAHVPLFTHPNPENVLVVGGGDGGVIREVLKHPSVKKATLVDIDGKVIEYSKKFLPEIAGKLDDPRVDVQVGDGFMHIAESENKYDVIMVDSTEPVGPAVNLFTKGFYAGISRALKEDGVFVAQSDNPWFTPDLIRNVQRDVREIFPITRLYIANIPTYPSGMWTFTIGSKKYDPLEVSEDRFHEIDTKYYTKELHKAAFVLPKFVADLTK encoded by the coding sequence ATGGGATTATGGTTTACTGAAAAACAAACAGAAAACTTTGGAATTACAATGAAAATCAACAAGACTTTACATACAGAACAAACGGATTTTCAAAAGCTTGATATGGTTGAAACAGAAGAGTTTGGCAATATGTTATTACTAGATGGAATGGTCATGACTTCACAAAAGGATGAGTGGGTATATCACGAAATGGTAGCACACGTTCCGTTATTCACACATCCAAATCCAGAAAACGTACTAGTTGTAGGTGGTGGAGACGGAGGAGTAATTCGTGAAGTGTTAAAACATCCTAGTGTGAAAAAAGCAACACTAGTAGATATTGATGGAAAAGTAATCGAGTACTCTAAAAAGTTCTTACCTGAAATTGCTGGAAAATTAGACGATCCTCGTGTAGACGTACAAGTAGGCGACGGCTTTATGCATATTGCAGAAAGTGAAAATAAGTATGACGTTATTATGGTTGATTCTACAGAGCCAGTAGGACCAGCAGTAAACTTATTCACAAAAGGTTTCTATGCAGGAATCTCTAGAGCGTTAAAAGAAGACGGTGTATTTGTTGCTCAGTCGGACAACCCATGGTTTACACCAGATTTAATTCGCAACGTTCAACGCGATGTTCGTGAAATCTTCCCAATTACACGTCTTTATATTGCGAACATCCCTACATACCCAAGTGGAATGTGGACATTTACAATTGGATCTAAAAAATATGATCCATTAGAAGTTAGCGAAGATCGTTTCCATGAAATTGATACAAAATACTATACGAAAGAACTTCATAAAGCAGCGTTTGTGTTGCCGAAGTTCGTGGCGGATTTAACAAAATAA
- a CDS encoding transglycosylase domain-containing protein, which produces MEIITNDRLQSWIKYIRAFLFISVILLISFFLFIGSIFIYAKSKGAPPLWVTQSSIIYASDGSIIGEAHNGEKRYWVSLEDISPNVIDATLAVEDRRFYEHSGFDYRRIVGAILADIKARAKVQGASTITQQYARNLFLNHEKTVTRKWNEALYTIRLEANYSKDEILEGYLNTIYYGHGAYGIESAAHYYFGKTASELTLAEASMLAGIPKGPNIFSPFINEERAEARQRVVLQSMVANGNISETLAKEAAEHSLQFGEREHLPTEYMAPYFQDAVRSVLRNELGLGEELVKGGLHIYTTLNPRLQHIAEQQIAEELDEESDIQVGFIAMDPQSGRVEALVGGRDYEESPFNRVTQAMRQPGSTFKPLLYYQALENGFTPSTPFRSERTTFQFDNGRASYTPHNYKDYYANSEVPLMQALPVSDNIYAVKTHLYLGEEQLLETARKFGIHSPLQAVPALALGSSPVRVIEMANAFSMLANGGTNVTPIFIDKIVNYRGEVLFESSPEKERVLDPDITFVLNHMMTGMFDRRLNGYMSVTGNSLVSQLSRPYAGKSGTTPTDSWMIGYTPELLSAVWTGYDQNQPLQQREQRYTKNIWAEFMEEALEEKSVTVFRPTDGVVGVQVNPESGLLASKECPGSRLTYYVKGTEPTEYCQKHGEETEQQIEQLEKREQEGGKSWWQKFIPWL; this is translated from the coding sequence ATGGAAATTATAACTAATGACCGGCTACAGTCGTGGATCAAATATATTCGTGCTTTTCTTTTTATATCCGTAATCCTATTAATCTCCTTCTTTCTGTTTATCGGATCTATTTTTATATATGCAAAATCAAAAGGAGCTCCTCCACTTTGGGTGACGCAATCGTCTATCATTTATGCTAGTGATGGATCGATTATTGGAGAAGCACATAATGGAGAAAAACGTTATTGGGTTAGTTTAGAAGACATTTCTCCAAACGTCATTGACGCTACGCTCGCCGTTGAAGACCGTCGTTTTTATGAACATAGTGGCTTTGACTATCGTCGTATTGTTGGTGCGATTTTAGCGGATATAAAAGCTAGAGCAAAAGTACAAGGTGCAAGTACGATTACGCAACAATATGCCCGCAACTTATTTTTAAATCACGAAAAAACTGTTACGAGAAAATGGAATGAAGCTTTATACACGATTCGACTTGAGGCGAATTACTCAAAAGATGAAATATTAGAAGGATATTTAAATACAATCTATTACGGCCACGGTGCGTACGGTATTGAGTCAGCCGCTCATTACTACTTTGGGAAAACTGCTAGTGAGTTAACGTTAGCAGAAGCTAGTATGCTTGCCGGCATTCCTAAGGGACCAAATATTTTCTCTCCATTTATTAATGAAGAACGAGCTGAAGCACGACAACGGGTTGTGTTACAGTCAATGGTCGCAAACGGCAACATATCTGAAACCTTAGCAAAAGAAGCTGCCGAACATTCGTTACAGTTTGGAGAACGCGAGCATTTACCGACAGAGTATATGGCTCCTTATTTTCAAGACGCTGTCCGCTCGGTGCTTCGTAATGAACTAGGGTTAGGAGAAGAACTAGTAAAAGGTGGACTACACATTTACACTACGTTAAATCCAAGGCTACAACATATTGCCGAACAGCAAATTGCCGAAGAATTGGATGAGGAATCTGACATTCAAGTTGGGTTTATCGCGATGGATCCACAATCAGGTAGAGTAGAAGCTTTAGTAGGTGGACGAGATTATGAAGAAAGTCCGTTTAACCGTGTAACGCAAGCGATGCGTCAGCCAGGATCGACGTTTAAACCGTTACTATATTATCAAGCGCTAGAAAATGGGTTTACTCCTTCGACTCCGTTTCGAAGTGAGCGAACAACGTTTCAGTTTGATAACGGGCGGGCTAGCTATACGCCTCATAATTACAAAGACTATTATGCAAATAGCGAAGTGCCGCTCATGCAGGCATTACCAGTTTCAGATAACATTTACGCTGTGAAAACGCATTTATATTTAGGAGAAGAGCAGCTATTAGAAACAGCTAGAAAATTCGGTATTCACTCCCCTTTACAAGCAGTACCTGCGCTAGCACTAGGTAGTTCACCCGTTCGAGTGATTGAAATGGCGAATGCGTTTAGTATGCTTGCTAATGGTGGTACGAATGTTACTCCTATTTTTATTGATAAAATTGTCAATTACCGTGGAGAAGTTTTATTTGAAAGTTCACCAGAAAAGGAAAGAGTGTTAGATCCTGATATTACATTTGTGTTAAATCATATGATGACTGGAATGTTTGACCGTCGCTTAAATGGATATATGTCTGTTACTGGTAATAGTCTCGTTTCGCAACTTTCTAGACCGTATGCCGGGAAGTCTGGAACAACACCGACAGATAGTTGGATGATTGGCTATACACCAGAGCTATTAAGTGCAGTTTGGACAGGATATGATCAAAATCAACCACTTCAACAACGAGAGCAACGATATACGAAAAATATATGGGCAGAGTTTATGGAGGAAGCACTAGAAGAAAAGTCCGTTACAGTGTTTCGTCCAACAGATGGTGTGGTAGGAGTACAAGTAAACCCAGAGAGTGGCTTACTAGCAAGTAAAGAGTGTCCTGGTTCTCGCTTAACTTATTACGTGAAAGGGACAGAGCCAACCGAATACTGTCAAAAGCACGGCGAAGAAACTGAACAACAAATTGAACAACTAGAAAAACGTGAACAAGAAGGCGGAAAATCATGGTGGCAAAAATTCATCCCTTGGCTATAA
- a CDS encoding YwhD family protein, giving the protein MEKKPIGFNIIKNDPTDGHKGFGVGALSLENVSPVFVDVEAGEAFVDIGAMHARSTVEKGIKFIPNRDEVPNPKLYWLVWVTIDRKQEGPYYAGVTACEMTVDREARRGYKSLPEHVNKMDKSMKRHIMVDFMDDRSKTILKNYLINHEPGLWERSSEELKNGLAVE; this is encoded by the coding sequence ATGGAAAAGAAACCAATTGGCTTTAATATTATAAAAAATGACCCAACAGATGGCCATAAAGGGTTTGGCGTTGGAGCGCTTAGTTTAGAAAATGTTTCACCTGTGTTTGTAGATGTCGAAGCTGGGGAAGCGTTTGTAGATATCGGTGCTATGCATGCAAGAAGCACGGTAGAAAAAGGAATTAAGTTTATTCCGAATCGAGATGAAGTACCAAATCCAAAGCTATATTGGCTCGTATGGGTGACGATTGATCGTAAACAAGAAGGCCCATATTATGCAGGTGTCACCGCGTGCGAAATGACAGTTGATCGTGAGGCGCGTCGTGGCTATAAATCGTTACCAGAGCATGTGAATAAAATGGATAAATCGATGAAGCGCCATATAATGGTCGACTTTATGGATGATCGGTCTAAAACTATTTTGAAAAACTATTTAATCAATCATGAACCAGGTTTGTGGGAGCGCTCAAGTGAGGAATTAAAAAACGGATTAGCCGTAGAATAG
- a CDS encoding site-2 protease family protein, with the protein MEGFLAFPLELIPFVAITLIFAFTLHEYAHAFVAYKFGDSTAAKQGRLTLSPMAHLDPLGTILIFLVGFGWAKPVPVNRFFFKRPRLAGVLVSIAGPLSNLFLAIIGAFLFLVLIKFGLYETVSATAWRAIETFFSVFVMLNIILFIFNLLPIPPLDGYRIIHDLVPNRVRPQLTKLEPFGMIFFLALVLIRPLYDVTIGLLFSTVYPTIEKGIFDFLATLLML; encoded by the coding sequence TTGGAAGGTTTTTTAGCTTTTCCACTCGAACTCATTCCATTTGTCGCTATTACGTTAATTTTTGCATTTACACTTCATGAATACGCTCATGCTTTTGTTGCGTATAAATTTGGAGATTCAACAGCAGCTAAACAAGGTCGATTAACGTTATCGCCGATGGCTCATTTAGATCCATTAGGAACAATTTTAATTTTCTTAGTCGGCTTTGGGTGGGCAAAACCAGTGCCTGTTAATCGTTTTTTCTTTAAACGCCCTCGACTTGCAGGTGTTTTAGTATCGATTGCTGGACCTTTAAGTAACCTATTTTTAGCAATTATTGGAGCGTTTTTATTCCTAGTCCTTATCAAGTTTGGGCTATATGAAACGGTCTCTGCGACAGCTTGGAGAGCAATTGAAACGTTCTTTTCGGTGTTTGTTATGTTAAATATAATCTTATTTATATTTAACTTGCTACCAATTCCACCGTTAGACGGTTATCGAATAATTCATGATTTAGTTCCAAATAGGGTACGACCACAATTAACAAAATTAGAACCGTTCGGAATGATTTTTTTCTTAGCGTTAGTACTTATTAGGCCACTATATGATGTTACGATTGGACTACTTTTTAGCACCGTTTATCCGACAATTGAAAAAGGAATTTTTGATTTTCTAGCAACACTTTTAATGCTGTAA